One Tolypothrix bouteillei VB521301 DNA window includes the following coding sequences:
- a CDS encoding geranylgeranyl reductase family protein: MYDCIIVGSGPAGGCAAYHLAKRGRSVLVLEKESLPRYKPCGGGVSPAIAQWFDFDFSPAISIKADTIRCTWNMEEAVEAEIGTPEPVWMVRRDIFDHFLIQQAQKQGAELRDNTEVTGIEFQSNCWQVNTASGSVTGRYLIAADGAKGPMARWLGFKERKRLLAGALEAEAKADVKNGNIAHFEFGMVKNGYLWNFPKADGYSIGIGTFVGRGGAQDFKSILSEYGQKFDVDIKTCQQYGHALCLWNGNQKLHADNAVLAGEAACVVDPFTAEGIRPSIFSGLKAAEAIDKAVGGDINALEEYTNTMYEQWGSDMAWAQKLAGLFYRFAGIGYKVGVKRPSSVQIMGKILCGEMRYADVAHRAIKRLTTGLVG, encoded by the coding sequence ATGTACGACTGTATTATCGTTGGCTCAGGACCTGCAGGTGGATGCGCTGCATATCATTTAGCGAAGCGCGGGCGTTCGGTGTTGGTTTTGGAGAAAGAGTCTCTACCAAGATACAAACCCTGTGGAGGTGGTGTTTCACCTGCAATTGCCCAATGGTTTGACTTTGACTTTAGTCCGGCAATTTCTATCAAAGCAGACACAATCCGCTGTACCTGGAATATGGAGGAAGCGGTAGAAGCAGAGATTGGAACTCCCGAACCTGTTTGGATGGTAAGACGGGATATATTCGACCATTTTTTGATTCAGCAAGCGCAAAAGCAAGGGGCTGAACTCCGAGATAATACTGAAGTAACAGGTATTGAATTTCAAAGCAATTGTTGGCAAGTGAATACTGCTAGCGGTTCGGTGACGGGTCGTTACTTAATTGCAGCCGATGGTGCGAAAGGACCCATGGCGAGATGGCTTGGGTTCAAAGAACGCAAACGTCTTCTAGCAGGAGCCTTGGAAGCCGAAGCCAAAGCAGATGTAAAGAATGGTAACATTGCTCACTTCGAGTTTGGTATGGTGAAAAATGGTTACCTCTGGAACTTCCCAAAAGCAGATGGTTACTCTATTGGGATTGGCACCTTTGTTGGTAGGGGGGGTGCTCAAGATTTCAAAAGCATTTTAAGCGAGTACGGTCAGAAATTTGATGTAGACATTAAAACCTGTCAGCAGTACGGTCATGCTTTGTGTTTGTGGAATGGCAATCAGAAGTTGCACGCCGACAACGCAGTTTTAGCAGGAGAAGCAGCTTGTGTTGTCGATCCGTTCACAGCTGAAGGTATTCGACCCTCTATTTTTAGCGGTTTAAAAGCAGCAGAAGCTATTGATAAAGCAGTTGGTGGTGACATCAACGCATTGGAAGAGTACACAAATACCATGTACGAACAATGGGGTAGTGATATGGCTTGGGCGCAGAAGTTGGCTGGGCTATTTTATCGCTTCGCTGGTATTGGCTATAAAGTCGGTGTTAAGCGCCCTTCATCTGTCCAAATTATGGGCAAAATCTTGTGTGGTGAAATGCGTTACGCTGATGTTGCTCATCGTGCTATCAAGCGTTTAACAACTGGACTGGTTGGTTAA
- a CDS encoding bifunctional cobalt-precorrin-7 (C(5))-methyltransferase/cobalt-precorrin-6B (C(15))-methyltransferase, which yields MTKVNVIGIGLDGIAGLSETLKEIIERATLLVGSDRHLSYFPNHQSQRLPLRNFTEDISKIRDYLNQGRDGVVVIVSGDPLFFGLGRLLLAELPKDVLTFHPHLSSVQLAFNRVKASWHDARFISAHGRSVEELIQTLQQGVEKIAVLTDGTNTPNAIAKLIQSLNLPSQYELWVCENLGGDLERVESFSIETLCRDGASSTFAPLNVVVLLRQDKEKPLNLSALPYFGLPDECFLSFSDRPGLMTKREVRTLVLAELALRPGQTIWDIGAGTGSVSIEIARLFPTSTVYAIEKTAAGSALIAQNCRRFQVENVISIHGNAPEILYTLGEKSSTPSATQNADRIFIGGSGGNLTEILNVCATQLTPQGVIVLSLATLEHLNTALLWFQSHSWHYQLLQVQLSRSVPIGQLTRFAPLNPVTIITAFNSDPSSVFSNHELVAEY from the coding sequence ATGACCAAAGTTAATGTGATAGGTATCGGTCTGGATGGCATTGCTGGATTGAGTGAAACACTCAAGGAAATTATTGAACGTGCGACGCTGCTAGTAGGTAGCGATCGCCATTTGAGTTATTTCCCCAACCACCAAAGCCAGCGTTTGCCCCTCAGAAACTTTACTGAAGACATTAGTAAAATTCGTGACTACTTAAACCAAGGTCGTGATGGTGTTGTTGTTATAGTTTCCGGAGATCCCCTCTTCTTCGGTTTGGGACGCTTGCTTTTAGCAGAACTGCCAAAAGATGTACTGACATTTCATCCCCATCTCAGTTCGGTACAGCTAGCCTTTAATCGGGTGAAAGCAAGCTGGCATGATGCACGCTTTATTAGCGCACACGGGCGTTCTGTAGAGGAATTGATTCAGACCTTGCAGCAAGGAGTGGAGAAAATAGCTGTACTTACAGATGGGACAAATACTCCAAATGCGATCGCAAAATTGATACAATCTCTGAATCTACCCAGCCAATATGAGTTGTGGGTTTGTGAAAATTTAGGCGGGGATTTGGAGCGTGTTGAGTCTTTCTCTATAGAAACATTGTGTAGAGATGGTGCAAGTTCTACATTTGCACCTTTGAATGTTGTGGTCTTACTGCGTCAAGATAAAGAAAAACCCCTAAATTTATCAGCCTTACCCTATTTTGGTTTACCAGATGAATGCTTTCTTAGCTTTAGCGATCGCCCTGGTTTGATGACAAAGCGAGAAGTGCGGACGCTAGTATTAGCTGAACTCGCCTTGCGTCCCGGACAAACCATTTGGGATATTGGTGCGGGAACTGGTTCTGTTTCCATTGAAATTGCCCGCCTGTTCCCAACTTCTACTGTTTACGCCATTGAAAAAACGGCTGCGGGTAGTGCGTTAATTGCTCAAAATTGCCGTCGCTTTCAAGTAGAGAATGTCATTTCCATTCACGGCAATGCACCGGAGATTTTGTATACTCTTGGAGAAAAGAGTAGTACTCCCTCTGCGACACAAAACGCAGATCGTATTTTCATCGGTGGGAGTGGAGGCAATTTAACTGAAATCCTTAATGTTTGCGCGACTCAACTCACTCCTCAAGGCGTCATAGTTCTCTCTCTAGCCACCTTGGAACATCTCAACACTGCTTTATTGTGGTTTCAGTCTCATTCTTGGCACTACCAGTTATTGCAAGTGCAGCTTTCCCGTTCTGTCCCAATTGGACAGTTAACACGTTTCGCACCACTCAATCCCGTAACAATTATCACAGCATTTAACAGTGACCCGTCATCAGTATTCAGCAATCATGAGTTGGTTGCTGAATACTGA
- the frr gene encoding ribosome recycling factor, giving the protein MKLAEAESTMQKTVEATQRNFNTIRTGRANASILDKVTVDYYGSPTALKSLANISTPDSSTILIQPYERNILNSIEKAISMSDVGLTPSNDGALIRLNIPPLTSDRRKELVKIAAKYAEEGRVGIRNIRRDALDTIRKMEKAAEISEDEARDQQDKLQKLTDKYTARINELLAEKEKDITTV; this is encoded by the coding sequence GTGAAATTAGCTGAAGCTGAGAGTACGATGCAAAAAACCGTAGAGGCGACTCAACGGAATTTTAATACCATTCGCACTGGTCGCGCCAATGCGAGTATATTGGACAAGGTAACGGTGGATTACTACGGTTCGCCAACTGCCTTAAAATCACTGGCAAACATCAGCACGCCAGATTCTTCAACCATCTTAATTCAGCCTTACGAGCGGAATATCTTAAACTCTATAGAAAAGGCAATTTCCATGTCGGATGTGGGTTTAACCCCCAGTAACGACGGTGCCTTAATTAGGCTCAATATTCCACCATTGACTAGCGATCGCCGTAAAGAACTCGTGAAAATTGCGGCTAAGTATGCTGAAGAAGGACGCGTTGGTATTCGTAATATCCGCCGCGATGCCTTGGATACAATTCGCAAAATGGAAAAAGCTGCGGAAATCTCTGAGGATGAAGCACGGGATCAGCAAGATAAGCTGCAAAAGCTGACGGATAAATACACAGCCAGAATCAATGAGTTGCTGGCAGAAAAAGAAAAAGACATTACAACTGTCTAA